The following are encoded in a window of Amycolatopsis lexingtonensis genomic DNA:
- a CDS encoding SDR family oxidoreductase, with the protein MAKTAVVTGAGSGIGRAVARALLEDGWSVALAGRRAAALEETAEGFESAVVVPTDVADEASVAALFEAVRDAWGRLDLLVNNAGIGAAGTIADLSVEDWKRTVDVNLTGMFLCAREAVRLMKDQAPRGGRIVNNGSISAHAPRPASVAYTATKHAVTGLTRSISLDGRAWNVACGQIDIGNAATEMTERMAAGIPQADGRILAEPTFDVRHVADAVRYMAGLPLDANVQFLTVTATTMPFIGRG; encoded by the coding sequence ATGGCGAAAACGGCGGTGGTCACCGGGGCCGGATCGGGGATCGGGCGGGCGGTGGCGCGGGCCCTGCTCGAGGACGGCTGGTCCGTCGCGCTGGCCGGACGCCGAGCTGCCGCACTCGAAGAAACCGCCGAGGGCTTCGAGAGTGCCGTCGTCGTGCCCACCGACGTCGCCGACGAAGCTTCCGTCGCCGCGCTCTTCGAGGCTGTTCGCGACGCTTGGGGGCGGCTCGACCTGCTCGTCAACAACGCCGGCATCGGCGCGGCCGGGACGATCGCCGACCTGTCCGTCGAGGACTGGAAGCGGACCGTCGACGTCAACCTGACCGGGATGTTCCTCTGCGCCCGCGAAGCCGTGCGGCTGATGAAGGACCAGGCCCCCCGCGGCGGCCGGATCGTCAACAACGGCTCGATCTCCGCCCACGCGCCGCGGCCCGCGAGCGTCGCCTACACGGCCACCAAGCACGCGGTCACCGGCCTGACCCGGTCGATTTCGCTGGACGGCCGGGCCTGGAACGTCGCCTGCGGCCAGATCGACATCGGCAACGCGGCGACGGAGATGACCGAACGCATGGCGGCGGGAATTCCCCAGGCGGACGGCCGGATCCTCGCGGAGCCGACGTTCGACGTCCGGCACGTCGCCGACGCGGTGCGGTACATGGCGGGGCTGCCGCTGGACGCGAACGTCCAGTTCCTCACCGTCACGGCGACGACCATGCCGTTCATCGGCCGCGGCTAA
- a CDS encoding SDR family oxidoreductase, whose product MKRKTALVAGANGIIGRTLVEHLRADGGWDVTGLSRRGGPGTIAVDLLDPADTRAKLRGLTDTTHLFYAAYQDKPTWAELVPPNLAMLTNLVDAAEAAAPGLEHVSLMQGYKVYGAHLGPFKTPARETDAGHMPPEFNVDQQQFLERRAGSWTWSAIRPSVVGGTALGNPMNLALAIAVYASISKELGLPLRFPGKPGAYDSLLEMTDAGLLASATVWASDRQGPFNIANGDLFRWRELWPKLAAYFGLEAAPPLRMSLADVMADKAPLWTSMAARHGLSPSYADVSSSWAFADFVFGWDYDMFADTSKSRRAGFHEYVETEQMFYRLFDEFRKARVIP is encoded by the coding sequence ATGAAGCGCAAGACAGCACTCGTCGCCGGAGCCAACGGGATCATCGGCCGCACCCTCGTCGAACACCTGCGAGCGGACGGCGGCTGGGACGTCACCGGCCTCTCCCGCCGCGGCGGCCCGGGCACGATCGCCGTCGACCTTCTTGACCCGGCCGACACCCGGGCGAAGCTCCGCGGGCTGACGGACACGACGCACCTCTTCTACGCCGCCTACCAGGACAAACCGACGTGGGCGGAGCTGGTCCCGCCGAACCTGGCGATGCTGACCAACCTCGTCGACGCCGCGGAAGCCGCCGCGCCCGGCCTCGAGCACGTCAGCCTGATGCAGGGCTACAAGGTCTACGGCGCCCACCTCGGCCCGTTCAAGACCCCGGCGCGCGAGACCGACGCCGGGCACATGCCGCCGGAGTTCAACGTCGACCAGCAGCAGTTCCTCGAACGCCGCGCGGGCTCGTGGACGTGGTCGGCGATCCGCCCCTCGGTGGTCGGCGGCACCGCGCTGGGCAACCCGATGAACCTGGCGCTGGCGATCGCGGTGTACGCGTCGATCTCGAAGGAACTGGGCCTGCCGCTGCGGTTCCCGGGCAAGCCCGGCGCGTACGACAGCCTCCTGGAGATGACGGACGCGGGCCTCCTGGCCTCGGCCACGGTCTGGGCGAGCGACCGCCAGGGCCCGTTCAACATCGCCAACGGCGACCTGTTCCGCTGGCGCGAACTGTGGCCGAAGCTGGCGGCCTACTTCGGCCTGGAAGCCGCCCCGCCGCTGCGGATGTCCCTGGCGGACGTCATGGCCGACAAGGCTCCACTGTGGACGTCGATGGCGGCCCGCCACGGGCTTTCCCCGTCCTACGCGGACGTTTCCTCGTCGTGGGCGTTCGCCGACTTCGTGTTCGGCTGGGACTACGACATGTTCGCGGACACGTCGAAGTCGCGGCGGGCGGGGTTCCACGAGTACGTCGAGACGGAGCAGATGTTCTACCGGCTGTTCGACGAGTTCCGGAAGGCGCGCGTGATCCCTTAG
- a CDS encoding LysR family transcriptional regulator produces MTSLRQLEYLVTVVDTGSFTRAAEQLHVTQPALSHQMRALERGLGGPLLERLPRAVRLTPMGRAMLPHARAALADAERARCAARLASGTTAGELQVATVYSVSLGVLPPALRVWRRDRPEVDVRLIEFRHADELREAMAAGEADVALGPRPGDWTGPVRELGVEEFVVVLPADGASEDDETGVVDLATLADCAWVHYAPGNGLAELVDATCAAAGFRPRAAVRTEQTAAAPILAAAGLGPALVPANVLPARFDGRVLRPSVPVRRTLAAYTRAAPDPLTSAFIETLTDHATV; encoded by the coding sequence ATGACAAGCCTGCGGCAGCTGGAGTACCTGGTCACGGTGGTCGACACCGGCTCGTTCACCCGCGCCGCCGAGCAGCTGCACGTGACGCAGCCGGCGTTGTCGCACCAGATGCGGGCGCTCGAACGCGGCCTCGGCGGGCCGCTGCTCGAACGGCTGCCCCGCGCCGTCCGGCTCACGCCGATGGGCCGGGCGATGCTCCCGCACGCGCGGGCGGCGCTGGCCGACGCCGAACGCGCGCGCTGCGCCGCCCGGCTCGCCTCCGGGACGACGGCGGGCGAGTTGCAGGTCGCGACGGTGTACTCGGTGAGCCTCGGCGTGCTGCCGCCCGCGTTGCGCGTGTGGCGGCGCGACCGGCCCGAGGTCGACGTCCGGCTGATCGAGTTCCGGCACGCCGACGAACTGCGCGAAGCGATGGCCGCGGGGGAGGCCGACGTCGCGCTCGGGCCGCGGCCGGGGGACTGGACCGGGCCGGTGCGGGAGCTGGGCGTCGAGGAGTTCGTCGTCGTGCTGCCCGCCGACGGCGCTTCGGAGGACGACGAGACGGGCGTGGTCGATCTGGCGACGCTCGCGGACTGCGCGTGGGTGCACTACGCGCCGGGCAACGGCCTGGCGGAGCTGGTCGACGCGACCTGCGCGGCGGCGGGCTTCCGCCCCCGCGCGGCGGTCCGCACCGAGCAGACGGCGGCGGCCCCGATCCTGGCGGCGGCCGGCCTCGGCCCGGCACTGGTCCCGGCGAACGTCCTGCCCGCGCGCTTCGACGGCCGGGTGCTGCGCCCGAGCGTGCCGGTCCGCCGGACGCTGGCCGCCTACACGCGCGCGGCGCCGGACCCGCTGACCAGCGCGTTCATCGAGACCCTCACGGACCACGCGACGGTCTAG
- a CDS encoding nucleotidyltransferase domain-containing protein has protein sequence MTWDPATPAEVAALFSRVTAPWWIAGGYAIEFAVGQAFREHADVDVLFLRRDQAAVQAALPSWEWWAADPPGTLRPWHPGEVLPRGIDDVWCRPGPSAPWRIQIMLDETEGDEWVSRRDPAVRRAVTGLGAVTAGGIPYLAPEVQLFAKSRGTRPKDEQDFAAALPVLDTAQRRWLADALPPDHPWRDRL, from the coding sequence GTGACCTGGGACCCGGCCACCCCGGCCGAAGTGGCGGCGCTGTTCTCGCGGGTCACCGCACCGTGGTGGATCGCGGGCGGCTACGCGATCGAATTCGCCGTGGGGCAGGCTTTTCGCGAGCACGCCGACGTCGACGTCCTGTTCCTCCGGCGCGACCAGGCGGCGGTGCAGGCGGCGCTGCCGTCGTGGGAGTGGTGGGCGGCCGACCCGCCCGGCACGCTCCGGCCGTGGCACCCCGGCGAGGTCCTGCCGCGCGGGATCGACGACGTCTGGTGCCGCCCGGGCCCGTCGGCGCCGTGGCGGATCCAGATCATGCTCGACGAGACCGAGGGCGACGAGTGGGTCTCCCGCCGCGACCCCGCGGTGCGGCGGGCCGTCACCGGGCTGGGCGCCGTCACCGCGGGCGGAATCCCGTACCTGGCCCCGGAAGTGCAGTTGTTCGCGAAGTCCCGGGGGACCCGACCGAAGGACGAGCAGGACTTCGCCGCGGCGTTGCCGGTGCTCGACACCGCTCAACGGCGCTGGCTGGCGGACGCCCTGCCGCCGGACCACCCGTGGCGTGACCGCCTCTAG
- a CDS encoding peptide ABC transporter substrate-binding protein, which translates to MRLLVVLAVLTLAVTGCSGSDPARPGVLSVGIREPATLLPADLADQAGRLVTGALWTPLADYDAASGKVTPRAAESIESTDRVHWTVKLRPATFHDGTPVTARSYVDTWAAIAASHWVSSPVLTKLLRAREITAPAPDTIALTLDRPSGQVPALLSAPGLVPLPASVLTSRDWNGFAKAPVGNGPYRLDGGWHPGSGGTLKRVGAGKAEEIELRVGEPGAQYDAVKAGTLDLATEVPGEQHEAMHTDFAADRHASWALPQAGYLAFPVANPRFSDATVRHGFALGVDRAALEAGPLAHQVDPAKALLPPADAPGERTGTCRPCSFDAAAGKALLKQAAFPGGATVYFGPGAEAWTRTLVVGLHKALDVSVTAQASPNTSPLDGPSTVDVKLATASPYELLSALASESGYTDQVFTQNLALADAAATPEEAGELYRLAENQLLRDLPVAPLWSGHGHAVWSERVHDVATTPFTGPVLTGITVS; encoded by the coding sequence ATGCGCTTGCTCGTCGTGCTCGCCGTCCTCACCCTCGCCGTCACGGGCTGTTCCGGTTCGGACCCGGCCCGGCCCGGCGTGCTGTCCGTCGGCATCCGGGAGCCCGCGACGCTGCTGCCCGCCGACCTCGCCGACCAGGCGGGCCGGCTGGTGACCGGCGCGCTGTGGACCCCGCTCGCCGACTACGACGCCGCGTCCGGCAAGGTCACGCCGCGCGCGGCCGAGTCGATCGAGAGCACCGACCGGGTGCACTGGACGGTCAAGCTGCGGCCCGCGACCTTCCACGACGGCACCCCGGTGACCGCCCGGTCCTACGTGGACACCTGGGCGGCGATCGCCGCGTCGCACTGGGTTTCCTCCCCCGTGCTGACGAAGCTCCTGCGCGCCCGCGAGATCACCGCGCCGGCCCCGGACACCATCGCGCTGACGCTCGACCGCCCGTCCGGCCAGGTCCCCGCCCTGCTTTCGGCGCCGGGACTGGTGCCGCTGCCGGCGTCGGTGCTCACGTCCCGTGACTGGAACGGCTTCGCCAAGGCTCCGGTCGGCAACGGCCCGTACCGCCTGGACGGCGGCTGGCACCCGGGCTCAGGCGGCACGCTCAAGCGCGTCGGGGCCGGGAAGGCCGAGGAGATCGAGCTGCGCGTCGGCGAACCGGGCGCACAGTACGACGCGGTCAAGGCGGGCACCCTCGACCTCGCGACCGAGGTGCCCGGTGAGCAGCACGAAGCCATGCACACCGACTTCGCCGCCGACCGCCACGCGTCGTGGGCGCTGCCGCAGGCGGGCTACCTGGCGTTCCCGGTGGCGAACCCGCGGTTCTCCGACGCGACGGTCCGCCACGGCTTCGCGCTGGGCGTGGACCGCGCGGCGCTGGAAGCGGGCCCGCTCGCCCACCAGGTCGACCCGGCCAAGGCCCTGCTGCCCCCGGCGGACGCCCCGGGCGAGCGCACCGGCACGTGCCGCCCGTGCAGTTTCGACGCGGCGGCGGGCAAGGCGCTCCTGAAGCAGGCGGCCTTCCCGGGCGGCGCAACCGTCTACTTCGGACCCGGCGCGGAGGCGTGGACCCGGACGCTGGTCGTCGGGCTCCACAAAGCACTGGACGTTTCCGTGACGGCGCAGGCCTCCCCGAACACCAGCCCGCTCGACGGACCGTCCACAGTGGACGTCAAGCTGGCGACGGCGAGCCCGTACGAGCTGCTGTCGGCGCTGGCTTCGGAGTCGGGTTACACCGACCAGGTCTTCACCCAGAACCTGGCGCTGGCCGACGCCGCGGCGACCCCGGAGGAGGCGGGCGAGCTGTACCGGCTGGCGGAAAACCAGCTGCTGCGGGACCTGCCGGTGGCCCCGCTGTGGTCGGGCCACGGCCACGCGGTCTGGTCGGAGCGCGTGCACGACGTGGCGACGACGCCGTTCACCGGCCCAGTCCTGACCGGCATCACGGTCTCGTGA
- a CDS encoding alpha-amylase family glycosyl hydrolase has product MTDKTGWWRSAAIYQIYIRSFADGNGDGIGDLAGVRARLDHLADLGIDAIWFTPWYPSPMDDGGYDVADFRDIEPLFGTLGEAEELIAEAHARGIRVIIDIVPNHASDEHRWFQAALAAGPGSPERQRFWFRPGRGPDGSEPPNNWKSRFGGSAWTRVPDGEWYLHLYSSRQPDFNWDNPEIRAEFEDVLRFWFDRGVDGFRIDVADGLVKDPRLPDVEEGDETPFSDQEGLHEIYRSWRKIVDSYPGERVLVGEMWLPDMSRAARYLRRDELHSAFNFDFLVCPWDSKRFRDVIERTLKAHDEVGAPAAWVLSNHDVTRHVTRYGREGDTGFSFANRLHELPVDRELGTRRARAAALLTLALPGGLYVYQGEELGLWEVLDIPDELRQDPVWARTNGADPGRDGCRVPIPWSGDEPPFGFGPGGAWLPQPEAWQDYTAEAEAADPASMLSLYRNGLRLRRDLPTGALEWLDLGEGVLAFRIGTGFTFALNFSDTPIPLPAGEILLASNPVDSDLPTDTAVWLRS; this is encoded by the coding sequence GTGACCGACAAGACCGGCTGGTGGCGGAGCGCGGCCATCTACCAGATCTACATCCGCAGCTTCGCGGACGGCAACGGCGACGGCATCGGCGACCTCGCCGGCGTCCGCGCCCGGCTGGACCACCTGGCCGACCTGGGGATCGACGCGATCTGGTTCACCCCCTGGTACCCGTCGCCGATGGACGACGGCGGCTACGACGTCGCCGACTTCCGCGACATCGAGCCGTTGTTCGGCACGCTCGGCGAGGCCGAAGAGCTGATCGCCGAGGCGCACGCCCGCGGCATCCGGGTGATCATCGACATCGTGCCCAATCACGCTTCCGACGAGCACCGGTGGTTCCAGGCCGCGCTGGCGGCGGGCCCGGGATCGCCGGAGCGGCAACGGTTCTGGTTCCGGCCCGGCCGCGGCCCGGACGGGTCCGAACCGCCGAACAACTGGAAGTCGCGCTTCGGCGGGTCCGCGTGGACGCGGGTCCCGGACGGCGAGTGGTACCTGCACCTCTACAGCTCGCGCCAGCCCGACTTCAACTGGGACAACCCGGAAATCCGCGCGGAGTTCGAGGACGTGCTGCGGTTCTGGTTCGACCGCGGGGTCGACGGCTTCCGCATCGACGTCGCCGACGGGCTGGTCAAGGACCCGCGCCTGCCCGACGTCGAAGAGGGCGACGAGACGCCGTTCTCCGACCAGGAGGGCCTGCACGAGATCTACCGCTCGTGGCGCAAGATCGTCGACAGCTACCCGGGCGAGCGGGTGCTGGTCGGCGAGATGTGGCTGCCGGACATGTCCCGCGCCGCGCGCTACCTGCGCCGCGACGAGCTGCACTCGGCGTTCAACTTCGACTTCCTGGTCTGCCCGTGGGACAGCAAGCGCTTCCGCGACGTCATCGAGCGGACGCTGAAGGCGCACGACGAGGTCGGCGCGCCGGCGGCGTGGGTGCTGTCGAACCACGACGTCACGCGGCACGTCACGCGCTACGGCCGCGAGGGCGACACGGGTTTCTCGTTCGCGAACCGGCTGCACGAGCTGCCGGTGGACCGCGAGCTGGGCACCCGGCGGGCCCGGGCGGCAGCGCTGCTGACGCTGGCCCTGCCCGGCGGGCTGTACGTCTACCAGGGCGAGGAGCTGGGCCTCTGGGAGGTCCTGGACATCCCCGACGAGCTGCGCCAGGACCCGGTGTGGGCCCGCACGAACGGCGCCGACCCCGGCCGCGACGGCTGCCGCGTCCCGATCCCGTGGTCGGGCGACGAGCCGCCGTTCGGGTTCGGTCCGGGCGGTGCGTGGCTGCCTCAGCCGGAGGCGTGGCAGGACTACACGGCCGAGGCGGAGGCAGCGGATCCGGCGTCGATGCTTTCGCTGTACCGCAACGGCTTGCGGCTCCGACGGGATCTGCCCACCGGTGCGCTGGAGTGGCTCGACCTCGGCGAAGGGGTGCTGGCGTTCCGGATCGGGACGGGGTTCACGTTCGCGCTGAACTTCTCGGACACCCCGATCCCGCTCCCCGCCGGGGAAATCCTGCTGGCCAGCAACCCTGTCGACAGCGACCTGCCGACCGACACCGCTGTCTGGCTCCGCTCCTGA
- a CDS encoding S8 family peptidase translates to MVRFSRVAAHAVPLTVGALLLSTGVSAAQPSTVDAATARTEAGISALQSIKKSLSPAERKQSSQLVVEKRLRADRSLAAKLPDYRSGVGVSGAGTVAVDIAASGKAVANAVRAAGGTVRYTAPDGAVRADLPLSAVDAIAGRADVAEVKPAAQATTWSEPGNRDLRRDVAAQAAAATQVSEGDKAHGADTARTTYGVSGSGVKVCVLSDGVDSLAKSQSAGELPAVDVLSGQKGSGDEGTAMLEIIHDLAPNATLGFATAFTSEASFAANIRALRTTGKCQIIVDDVAYFDESPFQDTQVAQAVNDVTAAGALYFSSAGNSGNATDGTSGYYEGDFRASSTKISGVTGTPHDFDPSSTTQNFDALSAGSLGKPVTLFWSDPWGKSANDYDLFILNSSGSVVASSENGQSGSQNPYEIASVPTTGSGYKVAVVKYSGADRFIALNVIRGRFVASGSLKAFSTNGVTNGHSAAANAFSVAAAPAAAAFSRPLETGDPANPTGPYPGLYTASSKWERFSSDGKRKLFYNADGTAITPGNVSSTGGTTRNKPDITAADGVATSVTGFQPFFGTSAAAPHAGAIAALLLSGKPTATPAEIRSALVSSAIDLGTPGFDTVTGTGVIMAGPALAALGVQPK, encoded by the coding sequence ATGGTGAGATTCAGCCGGGTTGCCGCGCACGCGGTTCCGCTGACGGTCGGCGCGCTGCTGCTGTCCACGGGCGTCTCCGCGGCGCAGCCGTCCACGGTGGACGCGGCGACCGCGCGCACCGAGGCCGGGATCAGCGCCCTGCAGAGCATCAAGAAGAGCCTGAGCCCCGCGGAACGCAAGCAATCGAGCCAGCTGGTCGTCGAGAAGCGGTTGCGGGCCGACCGGTCGCTCGCCGCGAAGCTGCCCGACTACCGCTCCGGGGTGGGCGTCAGCGGCGCCGGCACCGTCGCGGTCGACATCGCCGCGTCCGGCAAGGCCGTCGCGAACGCCGTGCGGGCCGCCGGCGGCACCGTCCGCTACACCGCGCCGGACGGGGCCGTCCGCGCCGACCTGCCGCTGTCCGCGGTGGACGCGATCGCCGGCCGCGCCGACGTCGCCGAAGTGAAGCCCGCGGCGCAGGCCACCACCTGGAGCGAGCCGGGCAACCGGGACCTGCGCCGGGACGTGGCCGCGCAGGCCGCCGCCGCGACGCAGGTGTCCGAAGGGGACAAGGCGCACGGCGCCGACACCGCCCGCACGACCTACGGCGTCAGCGGCTCCGGCGTCAAGGTGTGCGTGCTCTCCGACGGCGTCGACTCGCTCGCGAAGTCGCAGAGCGCCGGCGAACTGCCCGCGGTCGACGTGCTGTCCGGCCAGAAGGGCAGCGGCGACGAGGGCACCGCGATGCTCGAGATCATCCACGACCTCGCGCCGAACGCGACCCTCGGCTTCGCCACCGCGTTCACCAGTGAGGCCAGCTTCGCCGCGAACATCCGCGCGCTGCGCACCACCGGCAAGTGCCAGATCATCGTCGACGACGTCGCCTACTTCGACGAGTCGCCGTTCCAGGACACGCAGGTCGCGCAGGCGGTCAACGACGTGACCGCGGCCGGCGCCCTGTACTTCTCCTCGGCCGGCAACTCGGGCAACGCGACCGACGGCACCAGCGGGTACTACGAAGGCGACTTCCGCGCCTCCTCGACGAAGATCAGCGGCGTCACCGGTACCCCGCACGACTTCGACCCGAGCAGCACCACGCAGAACTTCGACGCGCTCTCGGCCGGCTCGCTCGGCAAGCCGGTGACGCTGTTCTGGTCCGACCCGTGGGGCAAGTCCGCCAACGACTACGACCTGTTCATCCTGAACTCCTCGGGCAGCGTCGTGGCCTCCAGCGAGAACGGCCAGTCCGGCTCGCAGAACCCGTACGAGATCGCGAGCGTGCCGACCACCGGCTCGGGCTACAAGGTCGCGGTCGTCAAGTACAGCGGTGCCGACCGGTTCATCGCGCTGAACGTCATCCGCGGCCGCTTCGTGGCTTCGGGTTCGCTGAAGGCGTTCAGCACCAACGGTGTCACGAACGGCCACTCGGCGGCGGCGAACGCGTTCAGCGTCGCGGCGGCCCCGGCGGCGGCCGCGTTCAGCCGTCCGCTGGAGACCGGTGACCCGGCCAACCCGACCGGCCCGTACCCGGGTCTCTACACCGCGTCGAGCAAATGGGAGCGCTTCTCCTCCGACGGCAAGCGCAAGCTGTTCTACAACGCCGACGGCACGGCGATCACCCCGGGCAACGTCTCCTCGACCGGCGGCACGACCCGCAACAAGCCGGACATCACGGCGGCGGACGGCGTGGCGACCTCGGTGACCGGCTTCCAGCCGTTCTTCGGGACGTCGGCGGCGGCCCCGCACGCGGGGGCGATCGCGGCCCTGCTGCTCTCGGGCAAGCCGACGGCGACCCCGGCCGAGATCCGCTCGGCACTGGTGTCCTCGGCCATCGACCTGGGCACGCCCGGCTTCGACACGGTGACCGGCACCGGCGTGATCATGGCCGGCCCGGCGCTGGCCGCGCTGGGTGTCCAGCCGAAGTAA
- a CDS encoding class I SAM-dependent methyltransferase: MGLRESFRAGLARQLGHPSGLRGRVVGAMLNRRNREAVVKAVAALELTGGETALDIGFGGGLGLRLLLGSAARVHGVDISVTMLDRARGTFREEITAGRLVLDEGSMTALPLADGSVDAIVSTNTVYFVADLDAALAEVARVLAPGGRFVLGVGDPDLMARSPMLTENGFRIRPVADLETALGTAGLSLRKHERFTHGGLGFHLLSTAK; the protein is encoded by the coding sequence ATGGGACTTCGCGAGAGTTTCCGAGCCGGGCTCGCCCGGCAGCTCGGCCACCCTAGCGGCCTGCGGGGCCGGGTCGTCGGCGCGATGCTCAACCGCCGGAACCGCGAGGCCGTGGTGAAAGCCGTCGCCGCGCTCGAGCTGACCGGCGGCGAAACGGCACTGGACATCGGGTTCGGCGGCGGCCTCGGCCTCCGGCTGTTGCTGGGGTCCGCCGCCCGCGTGCACGGGGTGGACATCTCGGTGACGATGCTCGACCGGGCCCGGGGCACCTTCCGCGAGGAGATCACGGCCGGGCGGCTCGTGCTCGATGAAGGCTCGATGACGGCGCTGCCCCTCGCGGACGGTTCGGTCGACGCGATCGTGTCGACGAACACCGTCTACTTCGTGGCAGACCTCGACGCCGCGCTCGCCGAGGTCGCGCGGGTGCTCGCCCCCGGCGGGCGGTTCGTGCTCGGCGTCGGCGACCCGGACCTGATGGCCCGGTCGCCGATGCTGACCGAAAACGGCTTCCGCATCCGGCCGGTCGCCGACCTCGAAACCGCGCTGGGCACGGCGGGGCTGAGCTTGCGCAAGCACGAGCGGTTCACCCACGGCGGGCTCGGCTTCCACCTGCTGAGCACCGCGAAATGA
- a CDS encoding LVIVD repeat-containing protein, translating into MRTWLRSCFAAVTVSATLVATGLPAAACGEDDKPATPAARTLGDPGAIKNVKAVGSVPDAAGAISINFLDYGRRDVMVVSGEFGLKVYDLTKNPAAPKLVGQVSLPGLWETEDTEVDQNRKLVFLSRDPRAYGGTTHTGESGIYVVDVSKPEAPAILSYVKVPAGHTTSCVDGCRYLWTGGPAKADDQPADWGGRPIWVTDIRDPRHPKVNPQPIELARNDGKTDYVHDVQVDDAGVAWVSGRGGVRGYWTNGVHRDPLSGKIRRATAHEPIPYAGGGIAETAAPSRFMHNSFHPAGHRVGDGAWRGQDLIYATEENFVDGCAGDGVLTISSLKGSYNGEGWRSTPAQPFRLESVGTWSVNGQEGSDPASDDCSAHYFDVRGKILVQSFYAQGTRFLDVSDPTNPRQIAYYRPGDASAWAPYWHGKYVYVADNTRGVDVLQLTR; encoded by the coding sequence GTGCGCACCTGGTTGCGGTCGTGCTTCGCCGCCGTCACCGTCAGCGCCACGCTGGTCGCGACCGGGCTCCCGGCCGCCGCCTGCGGCGAGGACGACAAACCCGCCACCCCCGCCGCCCGCACGCTGGGCGACCCGGGCGCGATCAAGAACGTCAAGGCGGTCGGCAGCGTGCCCGACGCCGCCGGCGCCATCTCGATCAACTTCCTGGACTACGGCCGCCGCGACGTCATGGTCGTGTCCGGCGAGTTCGGGCTGAAGGTCTACGACCTGACGAAGAACCCGGCCGCGCCCAAGCTGGTCGGCCAGGTCAGCCTGCCGGGCCTGTGGGAGACCGAGGACACCGAGGTCGACCAGAACCGCAAGCTGGTGTTCCTCTCCCGCGACCCGCGCGCGTACGGCGGCACCACGCACACCGGCGAGTCCGGCATCTACGTCGTCGACGTCTCGAAGCCCGAGGCCCCGGCGATCCTCAGCTACGTCAAGGTGCCCGCCGGCCACACCACCAGCTGCGTCGACGGCTGCCGCTACCTCTGGACCGGCGGCCCGGCGAAGGCCGACGACCAGCCCGCCGACTGGGGCGGCCGCCCGATCTGGGTCACCGACATCCGCGACCCGCGGCACCCGAAGGTGAACCCGCAGCCCATCGAGCTGGCCCGCAACGACGGCAAGACCGACTACGTGCACGACGTCCAGGTGGACGACGCCGGCGTGGCCTGGGTGTCCGGCCGCGGCGGCGTGCGCGGCTACTGGACGAACGGCGTGCACCGCGACCCGCTGTCCGGGAAGATCCGCCGCGCCACCGCGCACGAGCCGATCCCGTACGCCGGCGGCGGCATCGCCGAGACGGCGGCGCCGTCCCGGTTCATGCACAACAGCTTCCACCCGGCCGGCCACCGCGTCGGCGACGGCGCCTGGCGCGGCCAGGACCTGATCTACGCGACGGAGGAGAACTTCGTCGACGGCTGCGCGGGCGACGGCGTCCTGACCATCTCGTCGCTGAAGGGCTCCTACAACGGCGAAGGCTGGCGCTCGACGCCGGCGCAACCGTTCCGCCTGGAGAGCGTCGGCACCTGGAGCGTCAACGGCCAGGAGGGCAGCGACCCGGCGTCGGACGACTGCTCCGCGCACTACTTCGACGTCCGCGGCAAGATCCTGGTGCAGTCGTTCTACGCGCAGGGCACCCGGTTCCTCGACGTCAGCGACCCGACGAACCCGCGGCAGATCGCGTACTACCGGCCGGGCGACGCGAGCGCGTGGGCCCCGTACTGGCACGGCAAGTACGTCTACGTCGCGGACAACACCCGCGGCGTAGACGTACTGCAGCTGACCAGGTAG